ATGAAGACGGGACTGCAAAAGTGACCGATTTTGGTATTGCTCGTGCCATTAGTGAAGCAACGATTACGCACACCAATTCAGTACTAGGATCGGTTCATTATTTATCTCCGGAACAAGCGCGTGGAGGGCAAGTTACGTATAAATCTGATTTATATTCGTTAGGTGTGCTAGCTTATGAAATGCTATCTGGTGAAGTACCTTTTACAGGTGACACAGCTGTAGCAGTAGCTATCAAGCATTTACAGGAGCCTCTCCCACTTTTAAAGGAGAAAGACCCTTCAATTCCACAAAGTGTGGAAAACTTTATAATGAAAGCAACTGCAAAAGATCCATTAAAAAGATTTAGTACCACAGATGAGATGCTGAGGGATCTTACGACTGTTCTAGACCCAGAACGTCAATATGAAGCACCAAGATATATTGATGAACCTGATGAAGACATGACTAAAGCCATCCCTTTGACAAGTATTCAAGAATCAGATGATTTTGATGAAACGCGAATGCATTCACCAGGAGAAGAAACGACTGCATTTAAAAAAGATAAACAGAAAGTCCCTTTGAATAAGGCACAGAATAATAAAAAGAAAAAAGGTTTTAAGTTTTGGCTTAAATTAGCTATATTAGGTGTGCTATTTATTATAGGTCTTATACTGGTTGCACTTTATTTTATTCCTAGCTGGCTTCATGTGGATGAAGTTGAAATCCCAGAAGACCTTATTGGTATGCCCTACGAAGAGGCACATGAGGTGTTAACAGACTTAGAATTAGAAGTTGAGCAGGAGCTTCGGTTTGATGAAGATATGGAGGAAGGACATGTTATTTCTCACCGTCCTGGAGGAGGCCAGCTCGTAAAAGTCGGAACAACTGTTACTGTTGTTGTAAGTGAAGGTGATGAACCGATAGAGATGGACGACCTTATTGGTCAATCCCGTTCCCAGGCGGAAGGGTTGCTTGAACATTTTTCAGATGTCAATGTGCAATTCGAGGAAACATCTGATTACAGTGATGATACAGTTATTGAACAAGACCCTTCACCTGGGGAAACAGTGATACCTCGGGAGACTATTGTTTATTTAACAGTGAGTGAACGGCCTACGTATGTTATGAGTAATTTGTATAATATGACACGTGAAGAAGTTAATGACATGTTTTCAGAAAATGATCTGATTACAATTGAAGAAGACGAAGATCATCATTCCTCTGTGGAAGAGGGGCGTGTCATCTCTCAATCTCCTTCTAGAGGGACTGAAATACGTGAGAAAACCACCGTTTCTGTCGTATATTCCCGAGGACCGGAACCAGAAGAAGAGGAAGAACCTATTTCTGCATCAGTGCCGTTTCGAGTGGAAGTACCTGAGAATAATAATGATTCATCTTACCATATACGTATCGCTGTGACAGATATGGACCATCGAACACCAAATCAAATTGTTGATGAAGATATTTCCGCAGATGAAACATTTGAGATACCGATGACTGTCGCCCCTGGAGAGTCTGGCTATATTATTCTATACGTAGAGGGCGAAGAATTTTCTCAGTCGCCGTATGAATATACGTACGAAGAATTAAGGCAGTATCAGTAGCGTGAAGCTATCTATTACCCTTTAAAAAAAGAGTGAAGGAGGATGGCATGGCCGTTGGAAGAATTACGAAAGCCTTAAGTGGTTTTTATTATGTAGAAAATGAGGATGGCGTGTTTCAATGCAGGGGTAGAGGTAATTTTCGCAAACGAAAGATCTCTCCTCTCGTAGGTGACTGGGTGACATTTGAATCATCTAATCACACAGATGGGTATGTTTTGGAGTTAGCCGATCGAAAAAATGAGCTTGTCAGACCACCGATTTCTAACGTTGAACAAGCGATTCTTGTTTTTTCTGTCACCCAACCTACATTTAACCCAGTACTTCTCGACCGATTTCTCGTGCATGTGGAAGCGAATGACATTACACCTATTATCTGTCTGTCTAAAATTGATCTACTCTCTGAAATAGAAGAAGAGGCCATAGCTGTATATAGTCATATTTATCAGACTATCGGCTACGAAGTAGTCCAAACATCGGTCTACATTGAAGA
The DNA window shown above is from Salipaludibacillus agaradhaerens and carries:
- the pknB gene encoding Stk1 family PASTA domain-containing Ser/Thr kinase → MKANRRINDRYEIIRPIGGGGMADVYLAKDLILDRSVAVKMLKEQFSKDDEFIRRFRREAQSATSLSHPNIVSIFDVGEEEDLYYIVMEYVKGQTLKDYITQKGKVSVDETIGILQQIISAVKNAHQNHIVHRDIKPHNILIDEDGTAKVTDFGIARAISEATITHTNSVLGSVHYLSPEQARGGQVTYKSDLYSLGVLAYEMLSGEVPFTGDTAVAVAIKHLQEPLPLLKEKDPSIPQSVENFIMKATAKDPLKRFSTTDEMLRDLTTVLDPERQYEAPRYIDEPDEDMTKAIPLTSIQESDDFDETRMHSPGEETTAFKKDKQKVPLNKAQNNKKKKGFKFWLKLAILGVLFIIGLILVALYFIPSWLHVDEVEIPEDLIGMPYEEAHEVLTDLELEVEQELRFDEDMEEGHVISHRPGGGQLVKVGTTVTVVVSEGDEPIEMDDLIGQSRSQAEGLLEHFSDVNVQFEETSDYSDDTVIEQDPSPGETVIPRETIVYLTVSERPTYVMSNLYNMTREEVNDMFSENDLITIEEDEDHHSSVEEGRVISQSPSRGTEIREKTTVSVVYSRGPEPEEEEEPISASVPFRVEVPENNNDSSYHIRIAVTDMDHRTPNQIVDEDISADETFEIPMTVAPGESGYIILYVEGEEFSQSPYEYTYEELRQYQ
- the rsgA gene encoding ribosome small subunit-dependent GTPase A, with product MAVGRITKALSGFYYVENEDGVFQCRGRGNFRKRKISPLVGDWVTFESSNHTDGYVLELADRKNELVRPPISNVEQAILVFSVTQPTFNPVLLDRFLVHVEANDITPIICLSKIDLLSEIEEEAIAVYSHIYQTIGYEVVQTSVYIEETLEKLKPYLQNKVSVFSGQSGVGKSSLLNALKPGLNIETNEISKSLGRGKHTTRHVELISLNEGGYVADTPGFSSLDFEGIEAEDLSHYFPEMISRINDCKFRGCLHVNEPSCAVKKAYDEGVIAAHRYEHYLQFIDEISSQKRRY